One region of Triticum aestivum cultivar Chinese Spring chromosome 6B, IWGSC CS RefSeq v2.1, whole genome shotgun sequence genomic DNA includes:
- the LOC123137496 gene encoding ammonium transporter 1 member 2, with protein sequence MSTCAASLAPLLGTAAANATDYLCNQFADTTTAIDSTYLLFSAYLVFAMQLGFAMLCAGSVRAKNTMNIMLTNVLDAAAGALFYYLFGFAFAFGTPSNGFIGKHFFGLRDVPQVGFDYSFFLFQWAFAIAAAGITSGSIAERTQFVAYLIYSAFLTGFVYPVVSHWIWSADGWASASRTSGPLLFNSGVIDFAGSGVVHMVGGVAGLWGALIEGPRIGRFDHAGRAVALRGHSASLVVLGTFLLWFGWYGFNPGSFLTILKSYGPPGSIHGQWSAVGRAAVTTTLAGSTAALTTLFGKRLQTGHWNVLDVCNGLLGGFAAITAGCSVVDPWAAIICGFVSAWVLIGLNKLAARFKFDDPLEAAQLHGGCGAWGVIFTALFARREYVEQIYGAPGRPYGLFMGGGGRLLGAHVVLILLIAAWVSCTMGPLFLALNKLGLLRISAEDEMAGMDQTRHGGFAYAYTDEDSSSRPGRGAGGSVGGFMLKSAQTSQVAADATSPSSSV encoded by the coding sequence ATGTCGACGTGCGCGGCGAGCCTGGCGCCGCTgctgggcacggcggcggcgaacgCGACGGACTACCTGTGCAACCAGTTCGCGGACACCACGACTGCGATCGACTCGACGTACCTGCTCTTCTCCGCCTACCTGGTGTTCGCCATGCAGCTCGGCTTCGCCATGCTCTGCGCGGGCTCCGTCCGGGCCAAGAACACCATGAACATCATGCTCACCAACgtgctcgacgccgccgccggcgcgcTCTTCTACTACCTCTTCGGCTTCGCCTTCGCCTTCGGCACGCCCTCCAACGGCTTCATCgggaagcacttcttcggcctccGCGACGTTCCCCAGGTCGGCTTCGACTACAGCTTCTTCCTCTTCCAGTGGGCCTTCGCCATCGCCGCGGCCGGGATAACCTCCGGCTCCATCGCGGAGCGGACGCAGTTCGTGGCCTACCTCATCTACTCGGCCTTCCTCACCGGCTTCGTCTACCCCGTGGTGTCCCACTGGATCTGGTCCGCCGACGGCTGGGCCTCCGCCTCCCGGACGTCGGGGCCGTTGCTCTTCAACTCTGGCGTCATCGACTTCGCCGGGTCCGGGGTTGTGCACATGGTTGGCGGCGTGGCCGGGCTCTGGGGCGCGCTCATCGAGGGCCCCCGCATTGGGCGGTTCGACCACGCCGGACGAGCGGTGGCGCTGCGCGGGCACAGCGCGTCGCTCGTCGTGCTGGGCACCTTCTTGCTGTGGTTTGGCTGGTACGGGTTTAACCCCGGCTCGTTCCTCACCATCCTCAAGTCCTACGGCCCGCCCGGCAGCATCCACGGGCAGTGGTCGGCGGTAGGCCGCGCGGCCGTGACGACCACCCTCGCCGGCAGCACGGCGGCGCTGACGACGCTGTTCGGGAAGAGGCTCCAGACGGGGCACTGGAACGTGCTGGACGTCTGCAACGGCCTCCTGGGCGGCTTCGCCGCGATCACCGCGGGGTGCTCCGTGGTGGACCCGTGGGCGGCGATCATCTGCGGGTTCGTGTCGGCGTGGGTGCTCATCGGGCTGAACAAGCTGGCCGCGAGGTTCAAGTTCGACGACCCGCTGGAGGCGGCGCAGCTGCACGGCGGGTGCGGCGCGTGGGGCGTCATCTTCACGGCGCTGTTCGCGCGCAGGGAGTACGTGGAGCAGATCTACGGCGCgccggggcggccgtacgggctgttcatgggcggcggggggcggctgctGGGCGCGCACGTGGTGCTGATCCTGTTGATCGCGGCGTGGGTGAGCTGCACCATGGGCCCGCTGTTCCTGGCGCTGAACAAGCTGGGGCTGCTGCGCATCTCCGCCGAGGACGAGATGGCCGGCATGGACCAGACGCGGCACGGCGGGTTCGCGTACGCCTACACCGACGAGGACTCCAGCAGCAGGCCGGGCCGCGGCGCCGGCGGCAGCGTCGGAGGGTTCATGCTCAAGTCAGCGCAGACCTCGCAGGTCGCGGCCGACGCCACGTCCCCGAGCAGCTCGGTCTAG